Sequence from the Actinocatenispora sera genome:
CGGCCGTGCCGCGCGTCGATGCCGAAGGTGTCCTTCGCGGTACCGCGGTCCACGGCACGCAGCGTCACCTGGTTCGCCCGGGCGCCGATCAGCCGCCGTACCGCGGCGGCGGCCGGCCCGGTGTCGAACGCGGCGCCCGGATGGGGTGCCGGCGCGGCCTGCGCGGGCACGGCCGTACCGATCACCGCCAGTACCGCCACGGCAGCGAGCAGGGCGCGCCCGATGCGCCGGGCGAGTGGTGGTCGGTCGGGACGTCGGTGCGGGAAGGGGACGGGCGGCAAGGTGCTCACCTCGTTCTGCTGGGGGCCGAGACGCAGCGGGGCGTACCTGACTGACGGTTATCGACTTTTCGAAACGATCCTACGAAAGTTCTTGCCGCAGCATGGCCCGCCCGAACGCACCCGTCAAGCCCGGTCGCACCGAACGAGATCGGCGGCAGAACGGTCCGCAGCCGAACGGCGGCGGTGCGCGACCACCGCCCGCGCCGGCTGTGATCTGGGCGAAGGTTCGGCAGTGATCGGCCCCCCGGGGCGGGGCGCAGTTGGCAGGCTGGGGACGTGCACGCGAACGGAGCCGGACGATGACCGAGTCGGGGCGCTGGTCTGCGCGCAGCGCCGGGACGAATCGGGAAACCGCGCTGCGCAGTTTCCTGCAGACCGAGTCGGGCAGCGCCACCGTGCTGGTGGTCGCCGCGGTGGCGGCGCTGCTGTGGGCGAACGTCGACGGCGCCGGGTACGAGCGGTTCTTCGGCACCGACCTCGCGGTCCGGTTCGGCAGCGTGGAGATCGCCCAGGACCTGCGGGCCTGGATCAACGGCGGACTGATGGCGCTGTTCTTCTTCGTGGTCGGGTTGGAGGCGCGGCGCGAGTTCGACATGGGCGAGCTGCGCGACCGGCGGCGCATCACCCTGCCGCTGCTCGCCGGCCTCGGCGGGATGGCCATTCCGGTGGTCATCTACCTGGCGATCAACGCCGGCCAGCCGTCCGTGCACGGCTGGGGCGCGGCGATGTCGACCGACACCGCGTTCGCGCTCGGGCTGCTGGCGCTGGTCGGCCGCCGGCTACCGGACCGGGTCCGCGCGTTCCTGCTCACCGTGCTGGTGGTCGACGACCTCGTCGCGCTCGCCGTCATCACGTTCTTCTACAGCGGCCACGTCACGCTCGTACCGGTGCTCGTCGCGGTCGGCGCGTTCGGGGTGCTGCTGATCCTGCGCCGGCTGCCGATCGCCGGCCGGATCATGGGCGTACTGACCGTCGTCCTGGCGCTGGTGGTGTGGGGGGCGCTGCGCGCGGCGGACGTGGAGCCGGTCGTCGCCGGGCTCGCGGTCGGCCTGCTGACCGCCGCGTACCCGCCGGCGAGCGACGACCTGGAACGCGCGACCGGCCTGTTCCGCTCGTTCCGGGAACAGCCGACCCCGGAGCTCGCCCGTACCGCCCGGGCCGGCCTGGCCGCCGCGCTGTCGCCGAACGAGCGGCTGCAGCAGCTGTTCCACCCGTGGACCAGCTACCTGATCGTGCCGGTGTTCGCGCTGGCCAACGCGGGCATCCCGATCAACGGCGGGTTCCTCGCCACCGCGTACACCTCGCCGATCACGCTCGGCATCCTCTTCGGGTACGTGCTGGGCAAGCCGATCGGCATCCTCGGTGTCAGCTGGCTGGCGAATCGGATCAGCCGCGGCCGGCTGGAGCCGCCCGTCGGCTGGGCCGCGATCGCCGGCGGCGGTGCCATCGCCGGGATCGGCTTCACCGTGTCGCTGCTGATCGCCACGCTGGCGTTCCACGGCGAGCAACTGGCCGAGGCGAAGCTCGGCGTACTGTCCGCGGCGTTGTGCGCGGCGCTGCTGTCCTGGGGGGTGTTCGCGGTGACCGGGCACCTCGCGCCGCTGCCCCGCAGCCGGGCCCTGCTGGGTACCGGCGAGACGCTGGTGGACCTCGCGGTGCCCGTCGCCGACGACCGCGACCACGTGCGCGGGCCGGCGCAGGCGCCGGTCACCATCGTCGAGTACGGCGACTTCGAGTGCCCGTACTGCGGGCAGGCCGAGCCGGTGGTGCGCGACCTGCTCACCGGGCATGCCGAGATCCGCTACGTGTGGCGGCACCTGCCGCTGCGCGACGTGCATCCGCGCGCCTACCTGGCCGCGAAGGCGACCGAGGCGGCCGCGAAGCAGGGCGCGTTCTGGCCGATGCACGACCTGCTGTTCGATCACCAGGACGAGCTGCGACCGCCGGACCTGCTCCGGTACGCCGAGTTGCTCGAACTCGACCTGGAGAAGTTCAAGGCCGACCTGCGCGGCCGGTGGGTGCAGTCCCGGGTCGCCGACGATGTCGAGTCGGCGCAGCTGTCCGGCGTCTCCGGCACCCCGACGTTCTTCATCAACGGTCGACGGCACTACGGCGCGTACGACATCGATTCGCTGAGCGCCGCGGTCAAGACCGCCAAGGCCCGCGCCCTGATCCGCACGATCGGCACCGACCCCGAACCCTCGTGAGCCCGGCCGATGTTGATCAAGGGATGCGGAGGATGATCAAGGGGCTCGGTCGCATCGTGCCAGGTGCGGACGCACCGATCCCTTGATCAACGCGGTGGGCGAGCGCCTCGGGTCAGGTGGCGGCGTCGAGGAGGGCCACGGCGGCGGCACGGGCGGTCCGCGAGACCGCGGCGGCGTCGTGGTCCATCCGGGCCGAGACGCTCGTCCCGTCGTAGATGACGTGCAGGGCGTGCGCCACCTCCGCCGGGTCGGCCACGCCGGCCTTGGCCGCCAGGTCGGCGAACACGCCGCGCAGCCACGCCCGGTACCGGTCGGTCTCCTCCTCGACCACGCCGCCGCGAGGCGACTCGGCGCTGGCCGCCATGAACGGGCAGCCGTTGAAGCCGGGTGCGGCGCAGGTCTCGGCCTGCGAGTCGAAGATGGCGAGGATCTGCTCGCGCGGCGTGTCGTGCCGCGCCACCGCCGCGGTCACCCGGTCGGCGATGCGCGCGTGCCGGCCCGCCAGGTACGACCGGACCAGCTCGTCCTTGCTGCCGAACGTGCTGTACAGCGACGCCTTGGCAACGCCGGCGCGTTCGATGATGCGGTCGATGCCGACGGTGTGCACGCCCTCGGCGTAGAACAGCTCGTTCGCCGCCGCGAGCAGCCGCTCCCGGGGCGGCTTGCGTACCGCTGCCTGCTCCGCCTTCGTCGCCATCGCTGTCACCTCCGTACTCCAACCCTGATGTTCCCGCCCGCGGCACGGTCCGGCCACCCCGCGGCGGCCGGACCGCGCCAGGTGCGGGTCACGGCTCGACGGTGATGTCCACCTTGTTCGGATAGAACGCCAGGTGCCCGGCGATCTGCTCGACCGCAGGGTACGGCGTGCGGTAGGTCCAGACCGCGTCGATCGCCTCGCCGCCGTCGACGGCGAGCGTGTAGTAGGACGCCTCACCCTTGTACGGGCAGTACGTCGTGGTGTCGGTCGGCCGCAGCACCGCCGGATCCAGCGCGTCCGGCGGCAGGTAGTGCACCGGCGGGTAGCCGGCCTCGCGCAGCTCCACCGACGAGGTGGTGTCGGCGAGCACCGTGTCGCCGAGCCGGACCACGACCCGGGCGGTCGACGGCGCCACCGTGATCGGGTGGTCCGGCCCCGGGATCTTGCGTTCGCGTGTCACGGTCTCTCCTCTGCCTCGATCGTGCGGGTCCGGCCGGATGGAGGTCGCCTGACCGTTCCGGCCCGCTTCCAGGGTGCTACTGCCGGACCGGATCAGCGAGCTCGTGCGCACGCTCGACCACCGGCGCGGGTCGGCGGGGCCGGCGCAGCAGCAGCCCGGCGAGCGCGAGCGCGCCGAGAACCAGGACGCCGATCCCGTAGTCGCGGGCGGCGACCGGCAGGCTGCCCAGCTTCACCGCGAGGACGCCACCGAGCACCGCCGGCCCGCCCATGCCCAGGTAGCAGACGATGTACAGCAGGGACAGCACGCCGGCGCGCTCGTGCGGCGCGGCCAGCGGCACCACGGTACGGATGCCGCCCTGGAAGCCCGCGCCGAAGCCGAGCCCGGCGATCGCGGTACCGACGAAGAAGCCGACCGCGGAGCCGGTCGACACCGAGCCGACCACGATGCCGATCCCGGCGAGCAGCCCGATCGTCCCGAGGTAGAGCACGGTACGGGCGGGCACGGTGCGCAGTGCGAGCACCGGTATCGTGCCGACCGCCGCGGCGAGGAACAGCCCGAGCCCGCCCAGCAGCGGGGCGTGCGAGTGGGCCATGCCGGCGACGATGCCCGGCGCGAGCGCGCCGTAGAAGCCGACCAGCGACCAGACCGCGAACAGCACCGGGGCGGCCACCGCGACCGCACCGCGGGTGGCGCGGGGCAGGCCCAGTTCCGGGCGCAGGCTGCGCAGCGCGCCGGGCGCCCGGGTCACCGTCTCGCGCAGCAGCAGGATGCCGACCGCCTGGGCCAGGTAGGCGACGATCAGCAGCAGGTAGATCAGGTGGGTCGGGAACGGCAGGAACTGGACGACCGCGGCCGAGCCGACCACCCCGACGGCGGTGCCGACGCCAGGGGCGACCGAGTTGGCCAGCGCGCCGCGCTCCTTGTGCAGGTCGAGCATGCCCGCGCCGACCGCACCGATCGCCGCGCCGGTGGCGACGCCCTGTACGGCCCGGGCGACGAGCAGTGCCGGCACGCTGCCTGCGGTCAGGAACACGATCATCGCGGCGACCGCGATCGCGATCGAGACGAGCAGTACCGGCCGCCGCCCGAGGTGGTCGGAGATGCGGCCGAGCAGCAACAGCGACGCCAGTACGGCGAGGGCATAGGTACCGAACACCACGGTGGTGGTGATCGGCGAGAAGTGCCATTCCGCGGCATACGTCGCGTACAGCGGGGTCGGTGCCGCGGAGGCGGCGAGCAGGGTGACGATGATCGAGGCGAGCAGCAGCAGCGCCGCGGTCGGATGCCTCGTGCCGGGACGGCCGCGGAGGTCGGACAGGGTCGCGCTGGTCATGTTTCCCCCGGAGAGTCCGGCCGTGGGCCGCCGGCGGCGGTCACGAACAGACAGGTCTGTCTAACAACTTCCCCGACCCTAGACAGACCTGTCTAGGGCGTCAACCGATCCCGCCGGGTCCGCACTGTGAGCTGCCTCGCGCGCCGGACCGCCGATCGGCGCCGAGCACCGAACGGGGCTCAGCGGTTGCGGTCCCGGGTACCGACCGGGGACCAGGCACGCGCCGTCGACGCGCCGGCGCCGCGCGGGCCGACGGCGTCCCGGGACCGGTACACCAGGTACGGCCGGAACAGGTAGTGCACCGGCGCGGTGAACGCGTGCACCAGCCGGGTGAACGGGAAGATCGTCAGCAGCAGCATCCCGATCAGGGTGTGTATCCGGTAGTCGACCGGCGCCGCGGTCATCTTCCCGATGTCCGGCTGGAAGTAGAACAGCGACCGGAACCACGGGCCGACCGTCGCCCGGTAGTCGTAGCCGCCGACGGACGCCCGCTCGATCGCGTTGAACACCAGCGTCACCCACAGCCCGGCCAGGATCGAGGCGACGAGCACCACGTACATCGCCTTGTCGTTGCGGGTGGTGGCCATGAACACCGGCCCGGTCGTACGGCGACGCACGATCAGCAGCACGATCCCGGCGAGGGTACCGATGCCGGCGACGCCGCCGAGGGTGAGCGCCAGCGCGTGGTAGCCGTTCTCGGACAGGCCGAGTGCCGAGGTGAAGGACTCCGGCACGACCAGGCCCATCAGGTGGCCGAGCACCACGAACAGCAGTCCGAAGTGGAACAGCGGGGAGGCGAACCGCAGCAGCCGCGACTCGTACAGCTGCGACGATCGCGTGGTCCAGCCGAACTGGTCGTAGCGGTAGCGCCAGATCGTGCCGCCGACCAGGACGACCACCATCGCGTACGGCAGTACCGCCCAGAGCACGATGCTCATCGATCTTCCTCCTTCGTCGGATGTCCGACGAGGCACGACGCGCGATGCTCGAGGTGCCCTCGCTCGCTCATGACGGGCCCTTCCGGTACGGCTGGAGTTGCAGGTCGAGGCCGACGGTCTCGGTCGGCGGACCGGTCCGGGCCAGCGCCAGCGCGGCGGCCCGGTCCGCGGGCTGCTCGCCCGGCAGGGTGTCGCACAACGCGGCCAGCACGTCCGCGTACGGCGAGCCGGCGTCGGCCAGCGCCAACCGCAGCAGCGCCAGCCCGGCGCGGTACTCGACCAGCAGGTCGAGCCCCACCCCGTCCGGCGCGTGGGCGGCGAACTCGCACACCGCAGGCAGGAAGTCTGGCAGCTCGCCGTCGGCGACGGCGAACCCGTGCTCCGCGTACCGGCGTTTCAGCGCCGCGAGCGAGCCGCCGCGGCGCCGCGTGTCGCCGTCGGTGTACCAGGTCAGGTAGAGGCAGCACCGCTTCCGGAAGTCGAACGTGTCCACATAGGACGATTGCAGTTCGGCGAGCGGCGTCGCGCCGAGCGTGGCGACGAACCGGCCCAGCGGCGCGATGCCGGCGGTCGCGTCCCGCAGCAGCGGCAGCAGCTCCAGCAGCCGGCGGTCCGGGTAGCACAGCAGCAGCGCCACCGCCTGCCAGACGGTACGGGTGCGGTCAGTCATGAGCCGGCCCACCGCCCGCGGTGCCGCCGTCGCCGGACCGTGACGGCGGGAACATGCCCTCCGGGCGGCCGGAGCCATCCCAGTTGAGCAGGTTGTAGCGGTGCTCGGCATCGGTACGCTCGTCGCTGCCCTGCCGTTCCCGCAACGCGTGGAACGTCTCGATCGACACCGGTACCGGCCGGCCCGAGGCCTCGCCGAACGGTCCCGAGCCGTACATGCCGGGGCCGCCCTCGGTCTCCAGCGAGCAGCCCAGCTCGTCCAGCTGCGCGGCCTGCTCGGCGTGCGCGGTCGGGATCACGTACCGGTCCTCGTACTTCGCGACCGCGAGCAGCCGGTACATCTCCTGCAGTTGCGCGCCGGTCATCCCCACCGCCGCGGGGATCGACTCGTCGGGCTCCTCGCCGAGGTTCTCGGCCCGCAGGTACGAGCGCATCGCGGCGAGCCGACGCAACGCCGAGGCGACCGGTGCCGGGTCACCGGCGGTGAACAGCTCGGCGAGGTAGCCGATCGGGATCCGCAGGCTGTCGATCGCGCCGAACAGGTTGCCCGCATCCTCGCCGTCGTGCCCGGTACGGGACAGCACATCCACGACCGGTGACAGCGGCGGCACGTACCAGACCATCGGCATGGTGCGAAACTCCGGATGCAGCGGCAGCGCGATCCGGTAGGTCTTGGCCAGGCGGTACACCGGGGAGCGGCGCGCCGCGGCCAGCCAGTCCTCCGGGATGCCGTCCCGCCGGGCGTCGGCGACCACCTCCGGATCGTCCGGGTCCAGCAGCAGGTCCAGCTGCGCGGGGTAGAGCTGCTTCTCGTCCTCGGTCGCCGCGGCCTCACCGACCCGGTCCGCGTCGTACAGGAACAGGCCGAGGTAGCGCAGCCGGCCGACGCAGGTCTCCGAACACACCGTCGGCAACCCGACCTCGATCCGCGGGTAGCACAGCGTGCACTTCTCCGCCTTGCCGGTGCGGTGGTTGAAGTAGATCTTCTTGTACGGGCAGCCGGTGACGCACATCCGCCAGCCGCGGCACCGGTCCTGGTCGACCAGCACGATGCCGTCCTCGGTGCGCTTGTAGATCGCACCGGACGGGCAGGCCGCCATGCAGGACGGGTTGAGGCAGTGCTCGCAGATCCGCGGCAGGTAGAACATGAACGACTTCTCGTACTCCAGCCGCACGTCCTCGTTCGCCTTGTCCCGCATCCGTTGCAGCACCGGGTCGTCCAGTGCGTGCTGCGGCGCGCCGCCCAGGTCGTCGTCCCAGTTGGCGCTCCAGGTGATCTGGGTGTCCTCGCCGGTCAGCAGCGACTTCGGTCGGGCGACCGGGAAGTCGTCGCCCAGCGGCGCGTCGATCAGCTTCTCGTAGTCGTAGGTCCAGGGCTCGTAGTAGTCGGAGATGTTGGGCAGCACCGGATTGGCGAAGATCGACATCAGCCGCTTGAACCGTCCCCCGGCGCGCGGCTTCAGCTTGCCGCGGCCGGTCCGCACCCAGCCGCCGCGGAACTTCTCCTGATCCTCGTACCGGCGCGGGTATCCCAGCCCGGGGCGGGTCTCCACGTTGTTGAACCACACGTACTCCATGCCGGCCCGGTTGGTCCAGGTCTGCTTGCAGGTCACCGAGCAGGTGTGGCAGCCGATGCACTTGTCCAGGTTCATCACCATGCCGACCTGAGCCATCACCCTCATCGGTGTTCCTCCTCCGTCGGAACGACGATGGGGCTCCGGGACCCGCGATGCCCGCGGTTCACTCGCTGACGCTCGTTCACCGGTACCTCACCTCCTGGCTGCGGCGGCGGACCACGGTGATCTCGTCGCGCTGGCTGCCGGTCGGGCCGAGGTAGTTGAACGCGAACGACAGCTGCCCGTACGCGCCGATCAGGTGGGTCGGCTTGACCAGTACCCGGGTCAGCGAGTTGTGCATGCCGCCGCGCCGGCCGCCGGCCTCCGAGATCGGTACGTCGATGGTGCGTTCCTGCGCGTGGTAGACGAACGCGGTGCCGGTCGGCATCCGGTGGCTCACGATCGCCCGGGCGACCAGGATCCCGTTGCGGTTGACCGCCTCCACCCAGTCGTTGTCGGCAACCCCGATCGCGGCCGCGTCCGCCACCGACAGCCACACCGTCGGGCCGCCGCGAGACAGCGACAGCATCAGCAGGTTGTCCTGGTACTCGGAGTGGATCGACCACTTCGAGTGCGGTGTCAGGTACCGCACCGTCACGCTCGCGCCGTCCGGGCCGATGCGCGGCTCGCCGAACAGCGCCGACAGGTCCAGCGGAGCCCGGTAGATCGGCAGCTGCTCACCGAACTCGGCCATCCAGTCGTGGTCGAGGAAGAAGTGCATCCGGCCGGTCAGCGTGTGCCACGGTTTGCCGCGCTCCACGTTGACCGTGAACGGTGCGTACCGCCGGCCGCCCTTCTCGCTGCCCGACCACTCCGGGCTCGCGTGCACCGGTACCGGACCCGCCTGGGTGTCGGCGAAGGTGATCCGGCTGTCCGGGTCGGCGAGATCGGCGAGCGGCTTGCCGACCCGCTCCTCCAGCGCCCGGAACCCCTGCTCGGCAAGCCTTCCGTTGGTGGTGGCGGACAGCGCCAGCACCGCCTCGGCCATCTTCGCCGCGGTGTCCAGCGCCGGGCGCCCGGCCGCGACGCCCGACGACATCACCCCGCCGTACGCGGCGAGCTGCGCCACCTCCTCGTCGGGGTGGTAGGTGACGCCCTTGTTCGCCAGGCCCAGCCGCTCGGTGAGCGGGCCGAGCGCCCGCCACTTCTCGCCGATCGCCGCGTAGTCGCGCTCCACCACCGTCACCGCCGGCATGGTCCTGCCCGGCACCGGCTGCTCGCCGCTGCGCCGCCAGTCCGGTACGGTGCCGCCCGGCTGCGCGGTCTCCCCCGGCGTGTCGTGCTGCATCGCGGTGACCACCAGGTCACGCCGCTTGCCCAGGTGGTCGGCGGCCAGCGCGCTGAACCGGTCGGCCAGCGCACCGAACAGGTCGAAGTCGGTCCGGGCCTGCCAGGGCGGGTCGATCGCCGGATTGAACGCGTGCACGTACGGGTGCATGTCGGTCGAGGACAGGTCGTGCTTCTCGTACCAGGTGGCGGCCGGGAACAGCACGTCGGACAGCAGCGAGGTCGAGGTCATCCGGAAGTCCGCCGACACCAGCAGATCCAGCTTGCCCTCGGGCGCCTCGTCGCGCCACACCACGTCGCGCGGCCGGTGCTCGGGCGGCGTCTCGCCGGAGCGTACCTGCGCGGTGCCGGTGCCGAGCAGGTGCTTGAGCAGGTACTCGTTGCCCTTGCCGGACGAGCCGAACAGGTTGGCGCGCCACAGCGTCAGCACCCGCGGCCAGTTGCGCGGATCGTCCGGATCCTCGGCGGCGAACCGCAATCCGCCGCTCGCCAGCCGGTCCGCGACGTAGCCGGCGGGATCGTCACCGGCCAGCTCGGCCAGATCCAGCGGGTTCGCGTCGAACTGCGGGTACGACGGCATCCAGCCCAGCCGCGCCGACAGCGCCAGGGTGTCCGCGGTGTGCATCCCGTCCAGCATCCCGCGAGCCAGCGGGGAGGCGAGCGCGTTGGCCGGGTAGCCGTCGTAGCGCCACTGGTCGGCGTGCAGGTACCAGTAGCCGGTGCCGATCATCTGCCGTGGCGGCCGGGACCAGTCCAGCCCCATCGCCATCGTCTGCCAGCCGGTCAGCGGCCGGCACTTCTCCTGCCCGACGTAGTGCGCCCAGCCGCCGCCGTTGCGGCCCATGCTGCCGGTGAGCATCAGCAGCGTCAGGATCGCCCGGTACGCCGCGTCGCCGTGGAACCACTGGCACACCCCGGCGCCCATGATGATCATCGACCGGCCGCCGGAACGGCGGGCCGAGTCGGCGAACTCGCGGGCGATCCGTTCCGCCGCACCGGCCGGTACCGAGGTGATCGGCTCCTGCCAGGCCGGCGTGTACGGCTGGGTCGCGTCGTCGTAGCCGGCCGGCCAGTCGCCCGGCAACCCCGGCCGGGACACCCCGTACTGCGCGAGCATCAGGTCGTAGACGGTGGTGACCAGGTGACCGTTGATCTCCCGGGCCGGCACGCCGCGGCGCAGCACCCCGTCGGCGTCGAACCGGGGCAGCAGCACCTCGACCGACTGCGTACCAGGGCCGGACATCGACAGCATTGGCTTCGTGTCGCCCAGGTCGAGGTTCCACTTCCCCACGCCCGAGTCGGCGTAGCGGAAACCCAGCGATCCGTTGGGCACCACCGGTTCCCCGGTGGCCGAGTCGAGCAGTACCGTCTTGTGCCCTGCCTCCGGTGCGGTGTCGCCGAGGTCCGCGGCGGTCAGGAACTTGCCCGGCAGGTACGCGTTGTCCTTTGTGGACAGCGTGACGAGGAACGGCAGATCGGTGAACCGACGGGCGAAGTCGGTGAAGAAGTCGACCTGGGTGTCCACGAAGAACTCGCGCAGGATCACGTGCCCCATCGCCATCGCGAGCGCCGCGTCGGTACCCGG
This genomic interval carries:
- a CDS encoding TetR/AcrR family transcriptional regulator, with the translated sequence MATKAEQAAVRKPPRERLLAAANELFYAEGVHTVGIDRIIERAGVAKASLYSTFGSKDELVRSYLAGRHARIADRVTAAVARHDTPREQILAIFDSQAETCAAPGFNGCPFMAASAESPRGGVVEEETDRYRAWLRGVFADLAAKAGVADPAEVAHALHVIYDGTSVSARMDHDAAAVSRTARAAAVALLDAAT
- the narJ gene encoding nitrate reductase molybdenum cofactor assembly chaperone, with protein sequence MTDRTRTVWQAVALLLCYPDRRLLELLPLLRDATAGIAPLGRFVATLGATPLAELQSSYVDTFDFRKRCCLYLTWYTDGDTRRRGGSLAALKRRYAEHGFAVADGELPDFLPAVCEFAAHAPDGVGLDLLVEYRAGLALLRLALADAGSPYADVLAALCDTLPGEQPADRAAALALARTGPPTETVGLDLQLQPYRKGPS
- the narH gene encoding nitrate reductase subunit beta, with product MRVMAQVGMVMNLDKCIGCHTCSVTCKQTWTNRAGMEYVWFNNVETRPGLGYPRRYEDQEKFRGGWVRTGRGKLKPRAGGRFKRLMSIFANPVLPNISDYYEPWTYDYEKLIDAPLGDDFPVARPKSLLTGEDTQITWSANWDDDLGGAPQHALDDPVLQRMRDKANEDVRLEYEKSFMFYLPRICEHCLNPSCMAACPSGAIYKRTEDGIVLVDQDRCRGWRMCVTGCPYKKIYFNHRTGKAEKCTLCYPRIEVGLPTVCSETCVGRLRYLGLFLYDADRVGEAAATEDEKQLYPAQLDLLLDPDDPEVVADARRDGIPEDWLAAARRSPVYRLAKTYRIALPLHPEFRTMPMVWYVPPLSPVVDVLSRTGHDGEDAGNLFGAIDSLRIPIGYLAELFTAGDPAPVASALRRLAAMRSYLRAENLGEEPDESIPAAVGMTGAQLQEMYRLLAVAKYEDRYVIPTAHAEQAAQLDELGCSLETEGGPGMYGSGPFGEASGRPVPVSIETFHALRERQGSDERTDAEHRYNLLNWDGSGRPEGMFPPSRSGDGGTAGGGPAHD
- a CDS encoding DUF427 domain-containing protein; the protein is MTRERKIPGPDHPITVAPSTARVVVRLGDTVLADTTSSVELREAGYPPVHYLPPDALDPAVLRPTDTTTYCPYKGEASYYTLAVDGGEAIDAVWTYRTPYPAVEQIAGHLAFYPNKVDITVEP
- the narI gene encoding respiratory nitrate reductase subunit gamma produces the protein MSIVLWAVLPYAMVVVLVGGTIWRYRYDQFGWTTRSSQLYESRLLRFASPLFHFGLLFVVLGHLMGLVVPESFTSALGLSENGYHALALTLGGVAGIGTLAGIVLLIVRRRTTGPVFMATTRNDKAMYVVLVASILAGLWVTLVFNAIERASVGGYDYRATVGPWFRSLFYFQPDIGKMTAAPVDYRIHTLIGMLLLTIFPFTRLVHAFTAPVHYLFRPYLVYRSRDAVGPRGAGASTARAWSPVGTRDRNR
- a CDS encoding MFS transporter → MTSATLSDLRGRPGTRHPTAALLLLASIIVTLLAASAAPTPLYATYAAEWHFSPITTTVVFGTYALAVLASLLLLGRISDHLGRRPVLLVSIAIAVAAMIVFLTAGSVPALLVARAVQGVATGAAIGAVGAGMLDLHKERGALANSVAPGVGTAVGVVGSAAVVQFLPFPTHLIYLLLIVAYLAQAVGILLLRETVTRAPGALRSLRPELGLPRATRGAVAVAAPVLFAVWSLVGFYGALAPGIVAGMAHSHAPLLGGLGLFLAAAVGTIPVLALRTVPARTVLYLGTIGLLAGIGIVVGSVSTGSAVGFFVGTAIAGLGFGAGFQGGIRTVVPLAAPHERAGVLSLLYIVCYLGMGGPAVLGGVLAVKLGSLPVAARDYGIGVLVLGALALAGLLLRRPRRPAPVVERAHELADPVRQ
- the nhaA gene encoding Na+/H+ antiporter NhaA, with the protein product MTESGRWSARSAGTNRETALRSFLQTESGSATVLVVAAVAALLWANVDGAGYERFFGTDLAVRFGSVEIAQDLRAWINGGLMALFFFVVGLEARREFDMGELRDRRRITLPLLAGLGGMAIPVVIYLAINAGQPSVHGWGAAMSTDTAFALGLLALVGRRLPDRVRAFLLTVLVVDDLVALAVITFFYSGHVTLVPVLVAVGAFGVLLILRRLPIAGRIMGVLTVVLALVVWGALRAADVEPVVAGLAVGLLTAAYPPASDDLERATGLFRSFREQPTPELARTARAGLAAALSPNERLQQLFHPWTSYLIVPVFALANAGIPINGGFLATAYTSPITLGILFGYVLGKPIGILGVSWLANRISRGRLEPPVGWAAIAGGGAIAGIGFTVSLLIATLAFHGEQLAEAKLGVLSAALCAALLSWGVFAVTGHLAPLPRSRALLGTGETLVDLAVPVADDRDHVRGPAQAPVTIVEYGDFECPYCGQAEPVVRDLLTGHAEIRYVWRHLPLRDVHPRAYLAAKATEAAAKQGAFWPMHDLLFDHQDELRPPDLLRYAELLELDLEKFKADLRGRWVQSRVADDVESAQLSGVSGTPTFFINGRRHYGAYDIDSLSAAVKTAKARALIRTIGTDPEPS
- a CDS encoding nitrate reductase subunit alpha; protein product: MLRAGRLLTRREVSPDLHDVYRRGGRAGDAFYRNRWAHDKVVRSTHGVNCTGSCSWQVYVSDGVITWEAQETDYPSVGPNSPEYEPRGCPRGAAFSWYTYSPSRVRYPYVRGVLLDMYREARHRLGDPVAAWAEITADPQKRQRYQRARGKGGLVRASWDEALEIAAAAHVHTIKRYGPDRIAGFSPIPAMSIVSHAAGARFVELIGGVMTSFYDWYADLPVASPQVFGDQTDVPESGDWWNSAYLVMWGSNVPVTRTPDAHWMSEVRYRGTKVVVVSPDYADNTKFADAWLPAQPGTDAALAMAMGHVILREFFVDTQVDFFTDFARRFTDLPFLVTLSTKDNAYLPGKFLTAADLGDTAPEAGHKTVLLDSATGEPVVPNGSLGFRYADSGVGKWNLDLGDTKPMLSMSGPGTQSVEVLLPRFDADGVLRRGVPAREINGHLVTTVYDLMLAQYGVSRPGLPGDWPAGYDDATQPYTPAWQEPITSVPAGAAERIAREFADSARRSGGRSMIIMGAGVCQWFHGDAAYRAILTLLMLTGSMGRNGGGWAHYVGQEKCRPLTGWQTMAMGLDWSRPPRQMIGTGYWYLHADQWRYDGYPANALASPLARGMLDGMHTADTLALSARLGWMPSYPQFDANPLDLAELAGDDPAGYVADRLASGGLRFAAEDPDDPRNWPRVLTLWRANLFGSSGKGNEYLLKHLLGTGTAQVRSGETPPEHRPRDVVWRDEAPEGKLDLLVSADFRMTSTSLLSDVLFPAATWYEKHDLSSTDMHPYVHAFNPAIDPPWQARTDFDLFGALADRFSALAADHLGKRRDLVVTAMQHDTPGETAQPGGTVPDWRRSGEQPVPGRTMPAVTVVERDYAAIGEKWRALGPLTERLGLANKGVTYHPDEEVAQLAAYGGVMSSGVAAGRPALDTAAKMAEAVLALSATTNGRLAEQGFRALEERVGKPLADLADPDSRITFADTQAGPVPVHASPEWSGSEKGGRRYAPFTVNVERGKPWHTLTGRMHFFLDHDWMAEFGEQLPIYRAPLDLSALFGEPRIGPDGASVTVRYLTPHSKWSIHSEYQDNLLMLSLSRGGPTVWLSVADAAAIGVADNDWVEAVNRNGILVARAIVSHRMPTGTAFVYHAQERTIDVPISEAGGRRGGMHNSLTRVLVKPTHLIGAYGQLSFAFNYLGPTGSQRDEITVVRRRSQEVRYR